The proteins below come from a single Vibrio diazotrophicus genomic window:
- the fdhF gene encoding formate dehydrogenase subunit alpha produces the protein MNVVINGVSYAYEAGKTVFQFIQSTGIDVPSLCAASHQQQKQPCGLCVVDIDGVGIVRSCEQELTPNMRIQTHTEALQQLRHQALKRILSDHNADCEAPCQIACPAHVDIQTYLHHIAQGEPQKAIEVIKKHLPLPASIGRVCPAFCEAECRRSVVDEPVAIRHLKRHAADIDLEATPYQADIQPSNGKKVAIVGAGPGGLACGYYLSLLGFSATVYEEMPKAGGWLRYGIPEYRLPKDVLDKEIELLTQTGMQIHCNQKIGENYTLAQLEHDYDAVCLAIGASLAVSSPYPGSELAGCYLGVDYLKDAATERKLKTGKRVAIIGGGNTAIDCARTALRLGAKVTLIYRRTMAEMPAEEYEIEEAKNEGVAFQFLANPVENLADKNGHVQAVKLEKMMLGKPDSSGRRQPIPTGEIVEMKFDTVISAISQRSDTVIIAGADLPLTRRGTADVTEETMHHARNVFSIGDFRRGPATAIEAIADGKLAAEAIAEKLLLGGIAPKPHQFRSRKEPSLSRVKQLEYRLEAVKRRIQFPHLSESESTTSFNEVELDAGIEASMQEAQRCLECGCQASTQCDLRDYASEYQVKTEEVDCASGKHRFPVDKSSEFIVFDANRCISCGLCVQTCQEDTQHGVLQFTQGSLRPHFANGESMGGSSCVQCGACVQVCPTGALADKRDKSYSRVEILKPVKTVCTYCGVGCNVVLYVDEKDNKVRYVEGDRNSPVNQGMLCVKGRFGFDFIHSPERLTQPLIRQNGKLVPTSWENAIETIAKRFTEIKQKHGSNALGGFSSAKTTNQDNYLFQKLIRREFGTNNVDHCARLCHASTVTGLEASIGSGAMTNDIASIQHSDVIFVIGSDTTSAHPIIASHLKQAVSRGAKLIVADPKRIGMADVATLHVQQRPGTDVMLLNGIMQQIIQNAWYDKDYIRERVDGFEDLMMEVMSDAYLPEKVELVTGVKAQDIKRMAEMIGTAKVTAVYYAMGITQHTTGHDNVRSIANLQMLCGNIGVEGGGINPLRGQSNVQGACDMGALPTDYPGYQKVLSPLVQTKFAKAWQAEHLSTENGLTLTEMIDAAHRKELRGLYVMGENPVLSDPNQAHVIEALKALDFLVVQDIFLSETAELADVVLPSASFAEKRGHFTNTERRVQALSPAIKSPGAAKQDWWIITQIANAMGGNWHYQNIEQINAEICEVTPQYAGITWEKVGSQGVQWPCNDQAPNGTRIMHQSTFKRGRGEMVAVPFIYAAEMPDEKYPLILTTGRLLEQFHTGTMTRKTQGLDKLAGPRIMISVQDAEKLGIKNSEMVRLCSRRGIIEAPAFVTKRMQEGVVFVPFHFAEAPANRLTSEARDPYAKIPEFKVSAVRLEKLGLTNKKISKVALKE, from the coding sequence ATGAACGTGGTTATCAATGGTGTTTCCTATGCCTATGAGGCAGGGAAAACCGTATTTCAATTCATTCAATCGACAGGGATTGACGTCCCTAGCCTGTGCGCGGCCAGTCATCAGCAACAAAAACAACCTTGCGGACTCTGTGTGGTCGACATTGACGGAGTCGGTATAGTTCGCTCCTGTGAACAAGAACTGACACCGAATATGCGCATTCAAACTCACACAGAAGCTTTGCAGCAACTTCGCCATCAGGCTCTGAAACGCATTTTGTCTGACCACAATGCCGACTGTGAAGCACCTTGCCAAATCGCGTGCCCTGCCCATGTGGATATTCAAACTTATTTGCACCACATCGCCCAAGGCGAACCGCAAAAAGCTATCGAAGTCATTAAAAAGCACCTGCCACTTCCTGCCTCCATTGGTCGTGTGTGCCCTGCGTTTTGTGAAGCGGAATGTCGTCGTAGTGTCGTCGATGAACCTGTCGCCATACGCCATTTAAAACGTCATGCCGCAGACATTGATCTGGAAGCAACGCCGTATCAAGCAGACATTCAGCCAAGTAACGGTAAGAAAGTGGCAATTGTCGGCGCAGGTCCCGGTGGATTAGCGTGCGGCTACTATTTGAGCTTATTGGGCTTTTCAGCCACTGTGTATGAAGAGATGCCAAAAGCTGGCGGCTGGCTACGCTACGGTATTCCTGAATATCGCTTACCAAAAGATGTGCTCGACAAGGAAATTGAACTGCTCACCCAAACGGGTATGCAAATTCACTGCAATCAGAAGATCGGTGAGAATTACACGCTGGCACAACTGGAACACGATTACGACGCAGTTTGCCTTGCAATTGGGGCAAGTCTGGCAGTGAGCAGTCCCTATCCCGGCAGTGAGTTAGCAGGCTGTTATCTGGGCGTCGATTACCTCAAAGATGCCGCAACAGAGCGCAAACTGAAAACAGGTAAGCGAGTGGCGATTATCGGTGGTGGTAATACCGCCATCGACTGCGCCCGCACTGCATTGCGACTTGGCGCTAAAGTAACGCTGATTTATCGTCGCACCATGGCAGAAATGCCAGCAGAAGAGTATGAAATTGAAGAAGCCAAAAACGAAGGTGTGGCATTCCAGTTTCTAGCCAATCCAGTAGAAAACCTCGCCGATAAAAACGGACATGTACAGGCGGTGAAACTCGAAAAGATGATGCTAGGTAAACCAGACTCATCCGGCCGCAGACAACCGATTCCAACGGGTGAGATTGTCGAGATGAAATTTGATACAGTCATCTCAGCCATTTCACAACGCTCAGATACGGTGATCATTGCAGGTGCTGACCTGCCACTAACTCGTCGCGGTACAGCTGATGTCACCGAAGAGACCATGCACCATGCGCGAAATGTGTTTTCAATTGGTGATTTCCGCCGAGGACCAGCCACAGCGATCGAAGCCATAGCCGACGGAAAACTCGCTGCGGAAGCCATTGCAGAAAAACTGCTGCTCGGTGGTATTGCGCCTAAACCTCATCAATTCAGAAGCAGAAAAGAACCATCACTCAGCCGAGTTAAGCAACTCGAATATCGTTTAGAGGCGGTGAAACGCAGAATCCAATTCCCGCATTTGTCAGAATCAGAATCGACCACCAGCTTCAACGAAGTAGAACTGGATGCTGGTATTGAAGCGTCTATGCAAGAAGCTCAACGCTGTCTGGAATGTGGCTGCCAAGCTAGCACACAGTGCGATCTGCGAGATTACGCCAGCGAGTATCAAGTCAAAACGGAAGAAGTTGATTGTGCATCTGGTAAACATCGTTTCCCAGTGGACAAAAGTAGTGAGTTCATTGTGTTTGATGCGAACCGTTGCATCAGTTGTGGCCTGTGCGTGCAAACTTGCCAAGAAGACACACAGCATGGCGTCCTCCAGTTTACACAAGGTTCATTACGCCCTCATTTCGCTAACGGTGAATCAATGGGCGGTTCAAGCTGCGTGCAGTGTGGCGCTTGTGTTCAAGTTTGCCCAACGGGTGCACTTGCAGACAAACGCGACAAGTCTTACTCCCGAGTGGAAATACTCAAACCCGTAAAAACCGTCTGCACCTACTGTGGCGTAGGTTGTAACGTCGTGCTGTATGTGGATGAAAAAGACAACAAAGTTCGTTATGTCGAAGGCGATAGAAACTCGCCAGTCAACCAAGGTATGCTGTGTGTGAAAGGCCGTTTTGGATTTGACTTCATTCATAGCCCAGAACGCCTAACTCAGCCTTTAATTCGTCAAAATGGTAAGTTAGTACCCACTTCTTGGGAGAATGCGATTGAAACTATCGCTAAACGCTTTACTGAGATTAAACAGAAACACGGCAGTAATGCGCTCGGTGGCTTCTCATCCGCGAAAACCACCAACCAAGATAACTATCTGTTCCAGAAGCTGATTCGTCGCGAGTTTGGCACCAATAACGTTGATCACTGTGCAAGGCTGTGTCATGCCTCTACGGTTACTGGTCTGGAAGCGTCAATTGGTAGCGGTGCCATGACTAATGATATCGCCAGCATTCAGCACTCGGATGTGATTTTTGTGATCGGTTCAGATACGACATCGGCGCACCCAATCATTGCCTCACACCTCAAACAAGCAGTAAGTCGCGGTGCGAAACTGATTGTGGCAGACCCGAAACGTATCGGCATGGCAGATGTCGCAACCCTGCATGTTCAACAGCGTCCCGGCACCGATGTAATGCTACTCAACGGTATCATGCAGCAAATCATCCAGAATGCTTGGTATGACAAAGATTACATTCGCGAGCGTGTTGACGGCTTTGAAGACTTGATGATGGAAGTAATGTCCGATGCTTATTTACCGGAAAAAGTTGAACTCGTCACTGGTGTCAAAGCACAAGACATTAAGCGAATGGCAGAGATGATCGGTACAGCCAAAGTGACCGCCGTCTATTACGCTATGGGTATTACCCAGCACACCACAGGGCACGATAACGTTCGCTCCATCGCCAACTTACAAATGCTGTGTGGCAACATTGGTGTTGAAGGTGGCGGTATCAATCCATTACGCGGTCAATCCAATGTTCAAGGCGCTTGCGACATGGGAGCCTTGCCAACGGATTACCCAGGTTATCAGAAAGTGTTGAGCCCGCTGGTACAAACCAAATTTGCTAAAGCATGGCAAGCTGAACACCTATCCACTGAAAATGGTTTAACCCTAACAGAGATGATTGATGCCGCGCATCGTAAAGAGCTTCGCGGTTTGTACGTTATGGGTGAAAACCCTGTACTCAGTGATCCGAACCAAGCGCATGTGATTGAAGCGCTTAAAGCGCTCGATTTTCTGGTGGTGCAAGATATCTTCTTATCGGAAACAGCCGAGCTTGCCGATGTGGTGCTGCCTTCGGCGTCTTTTGCAGAAAAACGCGGGCACTTTACCAATACTGAGCGACGTGTTCAGGCACTTTCACCTGCGATTAAATCACCGGGCGCAGCGAAACAGGACTGGTGGATCATCACACAGATTGCCAATGCAATGGGTGGCAACTGGCACTATCAGAACATTGAACAAATCAATGCTGAGATATGCGAAGTGACACCGCAGTACGCAGGCATCACATGGGAGAAAGTGGGCAGCCAAGGTGTGCAATGGCCATGTAACGACCAAGCACCAAACGGTACACGTATCATGCACCAAAGCACATTCAAACGTGGTCGTGGTGAGATGGTAGCAGTACCTTTCATCTATGCTGCTGAAATGCCAGACGAGAAATACCCGTTAATTTTGACTACTGGGCGTTTGCTGGAGCAGTTCCATACTGGAACCATGACTCGTAAAACCCAAGGGCTGGACAAACTGGCTGGACCAAGAATCATGATCAGCGTTCAGGATGCAGAAAAGCTGGGCATCAAAAACAGTGAAATGGTACGCCTATGCTCTCGCCGAGGCATTATCGAAGCGCCAGCTTTTGTCACCAAACGAATGCAAGAAGGTGTGGTCTTTGTTCCGTTCCATTTTGCGGAAGCTCCCGCTAACAGACTGACATCTGAAGCAAGAGACCCTTATGCAAAAATACCGGAGTTCAAGGTTTCAGCGGTAAGGTTAGAAAAATTAGGATTAACTAATAAAAAGATATCGAAAGTAGCTTTGAAAGAATAA
- a CDS encoding HD-GYP domain-containing protein yields the protein MDMSGDDARVNLRQALLGIAQALDAIEHEVPYHGYNVAYIAYRCAVFMGWDEEQAQLAFSIGLMHDCGGTQSTNLLPLFPHCLTGSFSRHCEKGYMLLKECQPLSCFATPILYHHTPWQELRNLPLSDTDKQLASLIFLANRLDHLYRHHKKDKFGNLSAVEKKAICDELIHHADTVFEPNMVQHMTELVDKDDFWFAMKPRYIEEMYFRMQPVPFFSGRVDLDGTIEIAEFFAKIVDAKSSFTFQHSLKVAQLAQFISKQLGYSPKVQKMLYLTGLVHDIGKLYTPDPVLHKAGKLTSEEYTCIKSHATDTRFILQAIFRSQRILEWASNHHERLDGSGYPLGKMADQLDRPSRIIAVSDVFQALTQSRPYRAGMPLEEALGIVRSLVDNNQLDREIFESLERHSHECYQLSIGEQDEIIDYVPALTVGEK from the coding sequence GCATATATTGCCTATCGATGTGCGGTGTTTATGGGGTGGGATGAAGAACAGGCTCAGTTAGCTTTTTCAATAGGGCTAATGCATGACTGTGGTGGCACACAATCGACTAATCTTTTACCTCTGTTTCCACACTGTTTAACTGGCAGTTTTTCCCGCCATTGTGAAAAAGGCTATATGTTGCTGAAAGAGTGTCAGCCGTTGTCTTGTTTTGCCACGCCAATTTTATACCACCATACTCCTTGGCAAGAGTTGAGAAATCTGCCGTTATCCGATACCGATAAACAACTGGCTTCTCTGATCTTTTTAGCCAACCGTTTAGATCATCTCTACCGTCATCATAAGAAAGACAAATTTGGTAATCTTTCCGCTGTCGAGAAAAAAGCGATTTGTGATGAACTGATCCATCATGCAGATACTGTGTTTGAACCGAATATGGTCCAGCACATGACGGAGCTGGTGGATAAAGACGATTTCTGGTTTGCAATGAAGCCAAGGTACATTGAGGAAATGTACTTTCGAATGCAGCCTGTGCCGTTTTTTTCTGGCCGCGTCGATTTGGATGGCACCATAGAGATCGCTGAATTTTTTGCAAAAATTGTTGATGCAAAAAGCTCTTTCACTTTCCAACATTCGTTGAAAGTGGCTCAGCTGGCTCAGTTCATCTCTAAGCAGCTTGGGTATTCTCCTAAAGTGCAGAAGATGTTGTATCTGACAGGATTAGTGCACGATATCGGAAAACTTTATACGCCGGATCCAGTATTGCACAAAGCAGGTAAGCTGACTTCCGAAGAGTATACCTGCATTAAGAGCCATGCCACGGATACTCGCTTTATCCTGCAAGCTATTTTCCGCTCTCAGCGTATTCTCGAATGGGCATCCAACCACCATGAACGTTTGGATGGTTCGGGCTATCCGTTAGGTAAAATGGCAGATCAACTCGATAGGCCAAGCCGGATTATTGCTGTTTCGGACGTGTTTCAAGCTCTCACTCAATCGCGACCCTACCGAGCGGGAATGCCGTTGGAAGAAGCTTTGGGGATAGTTCGTTCACTCGTTGATAATAATCAGTTAGATAGAGAAATTTTTGAGAGTCTGGAACGCCACTCTCACGAGTGTTATCAGCTATCTATTGGCGAACAGGACGAAATTATCGATTATGTGCCAGCCTTAACAGTTGGTGAAAAGTGA
- a CDS encoding HD-GYP domain-containing protein, translating into MSPVKIEWHVNLRQTFFCIARALDSIGIDDINHGHRVGYMAYACAKAMEWSEEECQLVFSLGLIDDCGVAQKRDFYNLLENMQPDNVRQHCVRGYELLSQCPPLALFADTILYHHTPWEELKHIDISDRDKRFAALIFLADRVDYLKELYPRDEFSNVTQEARNEVCLEIGRLSGTLFERDLVRQMQSLLSKEFIWFSMEYHHIEALSQSLPSTPFFEQKLEVGDVVAIAMLMANIVDAKSQFTFYHSQKVAEICHSLARQLGLSSEMQKALYLTGLVHDIGKLHTPEDILHKPGKLNESEYLCIQRHSTDSRYTLQMMFGQSAVCEWAANHHERLDGSGYPRGLQGAEIDLPSRIIAVADVFQALTQARPYRGRMTLEEVMQIMSHEVSCGRLDSKVLDVLVKNEKEYYELSIQESSPGWVSAP; encoded by the coding sequence ATGAGTCCTGTCAAAATAGAGTGGCATGTTAACTTAAGGCAAACATTTTTTTGTATCGCGAGAGCGCTAGATTCAATTGGTATTGATGATATCAATCACGGTCATCGTGTAGGCTACATGGCCTACGCTTGTGCTAAAGCGATGGAATGGAGTGAAGAAGAGTGCCAGTTGGTATTCTCACTTGGCTTGATTGATGACTGCGGTGTCGCGCAAAAACGTGATTTCTATAATTTGCTTGAGAATATGCAGCCCGACAATGTTCGTCAGCACTGTGTGCGAGGATACGAACTCCTTTCTCAATGCCCACCATTGGCTCTTTTTGCCGATACTATCTTGTACCACCATACCCCTTGGGAAGAGTTAAAGCACATTGATATCTCAGACAGAGATAAGCGTTTTGCTGCGCTGATATTTCTCGCCGACCGGGTCGATTATCTTAAAGAACTTTACCCAAGAGATGAGTTCAGCAACGTGACTCAGGAAGCTCGTAATGAAGTGTGTCTTGAAATTGGGCGGCTCAGTGGCACCTTGTTTGAGAGAGATCTGGTACGTCAAATGCAAAGCCTGTTGAGCAAAGAATTCATCTGGTTCTCAATGGAGTATCATCACATCGAAGCACTGAGCCAAAGTCTACCTTCAACGCCATTTTTCGAGCAAAAGTTAGAAGTAGGCGATGTAGTGGCGATTGCAATGCTGATGGCAAATATCGTCGATGCGAAGAGCCAGTTCACTTTTTATCACTCTCAGAAAGTTGCCGAGATTTGTCACAGTTTGGCTCGGCAGTTGGGGCTTAGTTCTGAGATGCAAAAAGCGCTGTATTTAACAGGGCTAGTACACGATATTGGCAAGCTACACACGCCGGAGGATATCCTACATAAACCGGGTAAACTCAATGAGAGTGAATACCTCTGTATTCAGCGCCATTCAACGGATTCACGCTATACATTGCAAATGATGTTTGGACAGTCTGCTGTTTGTGAATGGGCGGCGAATCACCATGAGCGTTTAGATGGTTCGGGATACCCGAGAGGTTTGCAAGGCGCAGAAATTGATTTACCTTCACGAATCATTGCGGTAGCGGATGTGTTTCAGGCTTTAACTCAAGCGCGGCCTTACCGAGGAAGGATGACCCTTGAAGAAGTGATGCAAATTATGTCTCACGAAGTGAGCTGCGGGCGATTGGACAGCAAAGTGTTGGATGTATTAGTGAAGAACGAGAAAGAGTATTACGAGCTCTCTATTCAAGAGAGCTCGCCAGGTTGGGTTAGTGCCCCTTAA
- a CDS encoding DUF2057 family protein: MKLIKPLSYILALAFSASAAAKVTIEVPSSVDLLVVNGAKPETSGSLFSSTKSVELEDGQNQIVFRFEPYFTEGDDRVGVASDVVIAKFTAQDKELVFSLPEYRDAKMAQEKIKSFDWSLVDKSGSAISIDQDRLVKEGMQLGRNFYQETKEYNQTGAVASIADKSAASMAISQPIAADSTAEEMLHFWYNKADAETKTRFKEYVKGH, from the coding sequence ATGAAATTAATCAAACCACTCTCGTATATTCTCGCCCTCGCTTTTAGCGCGTCAGCGGCCGCTAAAGTCACCATCGAAGTTCCTAGCTCTGTTGATTTACTTGTTGTGAATGGTGCAAAACCAGAAACGTCTGGAAGTTTGTTCTCTTCAACCAAAAGCGTTGAATTGGAAGATGGACAAAATCAGATCGTATTCCGTTTTGAACCCTATTTTACAGAAGGTGATGACCGTGTAGGCGTGGCGAGCGATGTAGTCATCGCTAAATTTACTGCACAAGATAAAGAATTGGTTTTCTCATTGCCTGAGTATCGCGATGCCAAAATGGCGCAAGAAAAGATTAAATCTTTTGACTGGTCTTTGGTGGATAAAAGTGGCTCAGCAATCAGCATTGACCAAGATCGTTTAGTCAAAGAAGGTATGCAGCTCGGCCGCAATTTCTATCAAGAAACCAAGGAATACAACCAAACAGGTGCCGTGGCTTCTATTGCCGATAAAAGCGCTGCCTCAATGGCTATCAGCCAGCCAATAGCCGCAGATTCGACAGCGGAAGAAATGCTGCACTTCTGGTACAACAAAGCTGACGCAGAAACTAAAACACGCTTTAAAGAATACGTTAAGGGGCACTAA
- a CDS encoding arginase: MLSLFKRYRMNRSSVHTFSPFTFLTVCERVKPMTQVEFEFAQQSLELSSEWLYKQQSNLNYSDAGHFVVQDHQDVAYQELLSRHFALCSVPVALANCHELILKAMPVLALDNEEIGVIHIGHGFELKQSLEPTLGSAFHFMLSRFQNTRAFFIGADLKRTASQVLEYAEDLGCDWLSSDECSFRHRTQLKNQLNHFMDHCDQLVVNIDLASLVPSTGLSDDDVLDNQMVLRILRHAILSKKVKMVQLVGSKDKLIYSKQTKEIVDELCSLSPDIIHAA; this comes from the coding sequence ATGTTGAGTTTATTCAAACGTTACCGTATGAACCGCAGTTCGGTGCATACATTCTCTCCGTTCACTTTTCTAACTGTTTGTGAACGTGTTAAGCCTATGACACAGGTAGAGTTTGAATTTGCTCAACAGAGTTTGGAATTGTCTTCAGAGTGGCTTTACAAACAGCAATCTAATCTTAACTACAGTGATGCTGGCCATTTCGTGGTTCAAGATCATCAGGATGTCGCTTATCAAGAGTTGCTCAGCCGACACTTTGCGTTGTGCTCTGTTCCTGTGGCTTTGGCAAACTGCCATGAGCTGATCCTCAAAGCGATGCCAGTGCTTGCGTTGGATAACGAAGAGATTGGTGTGATTCATATTGGTCACGGATTTGAGCTGAAGCAATCGCTTGAGCCAACTTTGGGCTCTGCATTTCACTTTATGTTGTCACGTTTTCAAAATACCCGAGCTTTCTTTATTGGCGCCGATCTCAAACGTACTGCTTCTCAAGTGTTGGAGTATGCCGAAGATCTCGGTTGTGATTGGCTAAGCTCCGACGAATGCAGTTTTCGTCATCGCACACAGTTGAAAAACCAGCTTAACCACTTTATGGATCACTGTGATCAACTGGTGGTCAATATCGATTTGGCGTCATTGGTGCCAAGTACTGGGTTGTCCGATGATGACGTGCTCGATAATCAGATGGTTTTGCGTATTTTAAGACATGCGATTTTGTCTAAAAAAGTGAAGATGGTTCAGTTGGTCGGTTCTAAGGATAAGTTGATCTACTCAAAACAAACCAAAGAGATTGTTGATGAGCTTTGTTCGCTCTCTCCGGACATTATTCATGCTGCTTAA
- a CDS encoding IclR family transcriptional regulator, producing the protein MNELKLSTNQVNEKSLQLLMQVAVNSEPVSAKTLSEQLQVPLSSLYRHLKLLKEWSLIEESPYDKTLIIGPAALLLMHSYETSQHNLDEVDAVLTRLQKQTGEMAAFMVPVGYRALCVIQKESMQALRCSYVQGQSQPLLRGASSKAMLAFMPTQRCEKILRHFGQEEQLDKWQVELEKIRQRGYAVSTSEIDPGVSGISAPVMKGSKLIGAITVMAPAHRVDANKQRIILHVLQAARALPPER; encoded by the coding sequence ATGAATGAATTAAAACTGTCTACGAATCAGGTCAACGAAAAGTCACTCCAGCTATTAATGCAAGTGGCGGTGAATAGTGAACCTGTTTCAGCGAAAACGCTGAGTGAACAATTGCAAGTCCCTTTGAGTAGTCTTTACCGACACTTAAAGTTGCTGAAAGAGTGGAGTTTGATTGAGGAAAGTCCATACGACAAAACCTTGATCATCGGTCCGGCTGCTTTGCTGTTAATGCATAGTTACGAGACCAGCCAACACAATTTAGACGAAGTTGATGCGGTGTTAACACGCTTGCAAAAACAGACAGGTGAAATGGCTGCATTCATGGTGCCGGTAGGTTACAGAGCACTGTGTGTCATCCAGAAAGAAAGTATGCAGGCGCTCCGATGCAGCTACGTCCAGGGTCAAAGTCAACCCCTGCTTCGTGGCGCCTCATCCAAAGCTATGCTGGCTTTTATGCCAACTCAGCGTTGTGAAAAGATATTGCGACACTTCGGGCAAGAAGAGCAATTGGACAAGTGGCAAGTTGAGTTGGAGAAAATTCGGCAACGAGGATATGCCGTGAGTACTTCTGAGATTGATCCGGGCGTTTCTGGGATCAGTGCTCCGGTGATGAAAGGAAGCAAATTGATTGGCGCGATTACAGTTATGGCTCCAGCCCATCGCGTTGACGCTAATAAACAGCGAATCATTTTGCATGTGTTACAGGCCGCTCGCGCGTTGCCACCAGAGAGGTAA